In Lactiplantibacillus pentosus, the sequence CCACCAGCGTTAATTCATGGTGAAACTGCTGAAACTGCTGAAAATCAAAAACTGTTCAATAAGCAGTGCTTGAGTTCGTTATTAACTAAGATTCAGTCAGAGCTAAATGCTAAGTCATTCAGCCAGCGAGATTACTTAAAGAATGGCAAACAAGTTGAAGTAATTGGTATTAATCGACCAACACTAATTGAACTAGCAGAACAAATCGACAAGCTTGGTTCGTCAGGTATGGTTACTCAAAACGAGGTTCGGTCAGCAGTTGGGCTGCCACCACGTGAAGACGGTGACCAGATAGTGATGACCAAGAATTATACAACGAAAGGTGGTGAGAATAATGAAGAAGATTAACGTTAAGGGTCCGATTATTAGTAACGATGACAAGTGGATTTATGACATGTTGGAAATGGACAGTACTGCTCCTAAGGATGTTATTGATGCATTACCAGATGATGATTCAGATATCGAAGTTGATATTAATTCCGGCGGTGGTTTAGTAACTGCTGGAAGTGAAATTTATACAGCACTGATGAATTACTCCGGTAAGGTCACGGTCAACATTATGGGCATGGCTGCAAGTGCCGCGTCCGTGATCGCAATGGCCGGTAATCCAACACGAATCAGTCCGGTTGGCCAAATTATGATCCATAACTCTGCAGCTGGAGTTTATGGTGATTATCATGATCAGGACAAATTGTCGGACATGTTAAAACAACTCAATGAAGCGATGGCCAATGCTTATCAATTGAAAACGAAGTTACCGATGGACGACTTGTTGGCTAAGATGGACTCTGAAACCTACTTGAATGCCGATCAAGCAAAGGAGCTTGGATTCGTAGACGAAGTTATGTTTACTGATGATAAGATTCAATTGGTAGCGGATGGTGGTTCTGGGCTATTGCCGCAAACGGCGATTGATAAGATTGCCGAGTTAGTCAAGCCAGCTCCTGATTTATCTGATACTGATATTGACCGTATTTCAAACGCGGTCGTACAAAAATTAAATATTCAACCCACAAAGCAAGCGGAAAACAAATTTGTTGATCCGTTTGCTTTTTAATTTACGAAAGAAGGAAAAAACAATGATTAAATTTGATCCCAAAACTTTTACTAATTTTTCAACTAAGCGGAAGGCTTATGCAGAATTGATGAAGAATAGCACGGATGCCGATAAACAAGCACAGGGCTTTACTGATATGATGGACGCGCTTGGTGAAGATACCATGGCTGAAATCAAGAATCAAGTCCACTTACAGACGGATGATGTGCTGAACGCTCAACGTAAAGATCCATCAATGACGGGTGATGAAGTTAAGTTCTTTAACGCTTTAACGGCCGGTGACTTATCCCACACTGAAAAGACCGAAGTAACATTACCAGAAACGACAGTAGACCAAATCTTTGAAGACTTAGTTGATCAACATCCATTCTTGCAAACTATTAAGTTACAAACGACTGGTTTACGGTTGAAGTTTTTAAAGACCGATGAAACAGGCGGTAAGGCTGTTTGGGGTAAAGTTTTCGATGAAATCAAAGGTCAATTAACAGCTAAGTTTGATGATCAAACGGCTACTCAATCCAAGCTGACGGCGTTTGTGGCATTGCCAAACGATATCTTAGAATTTGGTGCGGCTTGGATCAAGCAATTCGTGATGGCTCAAATTACCGAAGCATTTGCTGCAGCCCTCGAATCAGCATTCTTAGTTGGTGACGGTAACGATAAACCAATCGGTTTGATTTCTGACTTATCCAAGGGGACCGTTAGCGGTGACACGACTACTTATGCTCAAAAGGCGTCTGTTGGTTCAATTACTTTAAAGGACACCGAAACTGCTAAGAAGGAATTAGCTGGTATTGTCAAGAAGTTATCAGTTAAGGAAAATGGTAAGCCATACGTTGCCAAGGGTAAGACGGTCTTAGTCGTGACCCCAGGGATTTCGTTGGACATGGAAGCTGCCATGACGATGCAAAACGTCAATGGCCAATGGGTACTGGCTTATCCATTTGGAATCCAAATTGTTGAATCTCAATACGTACCAAATGGTAAGCTGATTGCCTTTGTTCCTGATCGTTACGATGCGTATGTAGCTGGTGCTGTAAACATCAAGAAGTTCACTGAAACTTTGGCTATGGAAGACGGCACACTGTACACTGCTAAGCAATTTGCATATGGCAA encodes:
- a CDS encoding head maturation protease, ClpP-related, which encodes MKKINVKGPIISNDDKWIYDMLEMDSTAPKDVIDALPDDDSDIEVDINSGGGLVTAGSEIYTALMNYSGKVTVNIMGMAASAASVIAMAGNPTRISPVGQIMIHNSAAGVYGDYHDQDKLSDMLKQLNEAMANAYQLKTKLPMDDLLAKMDSETYLNADQAKELGFVDEVMFTDDKIQLVADGGSGLLPQTAIDKIAELVKPAPDLSDTDIDRISNAVVQKLNIQPTKQAENKFVDPFAF
- a CDS encoding phage major capsid protein, whose product is MIKFDPKTFTNFSTKRKAYAELMKNSTDADKQAQGFTDMMDALGEDTMAEIKNQVHLQTDDVLNAQRKDPSMTGDEVKFFNALTAGDLSHTEKTEVTLPETTVDQIFEDLVDQHPFLQTIKLQTTGLRLKFLKTDETGGKAVWGKVFDEIKGQLTAKFDDQTATQSKLTAFVALPNDILEFGAAWIKQFVMAQITEAFAAALESAFLVGDGNDKPIGLISDLSKGTVSGDTTTYAQKASVGSITLKDTETAKKELAGIVKKLSVKENGKPYVAKGKTVLVVTPGISLDMEAAMTMQNVNGQWVLAYPFGIQIVESQYVPNGKLIAFVPDRYDAYVAGAVNIKKFTETLAMEDGTLYTAKQFAYGKGKDNNVAFVYDLALETATTTDTAGK